A single window of Mangifera indica cultivar Alphonso chromosome 18, CATAS_Mindica_2.1, whole genome shotgun sequence DNA harbors:
- the LOC123202303 gene encoding nudix hydrolase 15, mitochondrial-like isoform X2, whose product MGCIKGENCGSQTLQKLAEQLYNFKPPSVHVNANEEEAESKYGDISNGSNFGNMDSLLVPNEHCCSCVNWKDKRAAVLICLFEGQEGELRVILTKRSMKLSSYPGDVALPGGKMEDGDQDDSATALREAMEEIGLDSELVKIVANLEAFDSLNELKVVPVIGLISRIEDFNPVLNSHEVDAIFDAPLEMFLKVILFIFHSIGQKIIELKRGNGLVGNIFSIVLISSLNKGLLFTYVA is encoded by the exons ATGGGATGCATTAAAGGGGAGAATTGTGGAAGCCAGACACTCCAAAAACTTGCAGAGCAGCTTTATAATTTCAAACCCCCAAGTGTACATGTCAATGCCAATGAAGAAGAGGCAGAGAGCAAGTACGGTGACATTAGTAATGGCTCAAATTTTGGAAACATGGATTCTTTGTTAGTGCCAAATGAGCATTGCTGTAGCTGTGTAAATTGGAAGGACAAGAGAGCAGCTGTGTTGATTTGCCTCTTCGAAGGCCAGGAAGGGGAGCTGCGAGTTATTCTGACAAAGAGATCTATGAAATTGTCTTCTTATCCAG GAGACGTAGCATTGCCAGGAGGAAAAATGGAAGATGGAGATCAAGATGATTCCGCAACCGCACTAAGAGAAGCCATGGAAGAGATTGGATTAGATTCGGAATTGGTTAAAATTGTTGCCAATTTAGAGGCTTTTGATTCCctg AACGAGCTTAAGGTTGTCCCTGTGATAGGTCTAATATCCAGGATAGAAGATTTCAATCCTGTTCTCAATTCCCATGAAGTTGACGCCATTTTTGACGCTCCACTGGAAATGTTTCTCaaggttattttatttatttttcactctATTGG GCAGAAAATCATAGAATTGAAGAGAGGGAATGGATTGGTTGGAAATATATTCTCCATTGTTTTGATTTCGAGTCTAAACAAGGGATTGCTTTTCACATATGTGGCTTGA
- the LOC123202303 gene encoding nudix hydrolase 15, mitochondrial-like isoform X1, translated as MGCIKGENCGSQTLQKLAEQLYNFKPPSVHVNANEEEAESKYGDISNGSNFGNMDSLLVPNEHCCSCVNWKDKRAAVLICLFEGQEGELRVILTKRSMKLSSYPGDVALPGGKMEDGDQDDSATALREAMEEIGLDSELVKIVANLEAFDSLNELKVVPVIGLISRIEDFNPVLNSHEVDAIFDAPLEMFLKAENHRIEEREWIGWKYILHCFDFESKQGIAFHICGLTASILIRAASVIYQKPPDFKYEHLLDFQELQRALNSLA; from the exons ATGGGATGCATTAAAGGGGAGAATTGTGGAAGCCAGACACTCCAAAAACTTGCAGAGCAGCTTTATAATTTCAAACCCCCAAGTGTACATGTCAATGCCAATGAAGAAGAGGCAGAGAGCAAGTACGGTGACATTAGTAATGGCTCAAATTTTGGAAACATGGATTCTTTGTTAGTGCCAAATGAGCATTGCTGTAGCTGTGTAAATTGGAAGGACAAGAGAGCAGCTGTGTTGATTTGCCTCTTCGAAGGCCAGGAAGGGGAGCTGCGAGTTATTCTGACAAAGAGATCTATGAAATTGTCTTCTTATCCAG GAGACGTAGCATTGCCAGGAGGAAAAATGGAAGATGGAGATCAAGATGATTCCGCAACCGCACTAAGAGAAGCCATGGAAGAGATTGGATTAGATTCGGAATTGGTTAAAATTGTTGCCAATTTAGAGGCTTTTGATTCCctg AACGAGCTTAAGGTTGTCCCTGTGATAGGTCTAATATCCAGGATAGAAGATTTCAATCCTGTTCTCAATTCCCATGAAGTTGACGCCATTTTTGACGCTCCACTGGAAATGTTTCTCaag GCAGAAAATCATAGAATTGAAGAGAGGGAATGGATTGGTTGGAAATATATTCTCCATTGTTTTGATTTCGAGTCTAAACAAGGGATTGCTTTTCACATATGTGGCTTGACTGCAAGCATTCTGATTAGAGCAGCCTCTGTTATCTACCAAAAGCCTCCGGATTTCAAGTATGAACATCTTCTTGACTTTCAAGAGTTGCAAAGAGCCTTGAATAGCCTGGCTTAA